The sequence AGTGCCAGGCTGAGGTCTTTCTCCCCAAGTCCGCGCGTGTGGGTGAAGGCGTTGTACAGGAAGTGGTCGGGCGCCAGGGGTGTGGTCGAGTCCAGCAGCATGATCGCGCCGGGACCACCGGTGAGCGCATCGGTGTGACGCACCACCCGGCCCAGCGCCTGCAAGTCGAGTCCGGCCGCCTCGGCCAACTTCATGGCTTCGCCGGCCGCTGCGTAGGCGGTGAACGTCAACATGTTGCGCGCCAACTTCATTCGCGTTCCGGCGCCAGGTTCCCCGGCGTGGATCACCAATGATGCCCACTGCTTGAATGCCGGCTTGATCTGCTCGTAGACGGCGCGATCGGCGCCGACCATGGTTGCCAGTTGGCCCTTCTCGGCCGCCCCGGCACCACCGCTGACCGGTGCGTCGACGACGTGAATGCCGTGGCGCTTGAGTTCCTCGGCCAGCTCAGCGGCCGTGGTATCGGCGATCGTCGAGTGGATCGCGATGACGGTGCCCGGCTTCGCCGTCGGCACCAGTTCGGCGACCACCTGGCGGACCTGGGCGTCGTCGAGCACCGTGATGCTGATGATGTCGGTGTTCGCGCCGACCTCGGCAACGCTGCCGGCGACACCGGCCCCGGCCTCAGCCAGTGGCGTCATCGCCTCGGTCCGCAGGTCGAAAATCGTTACGCCGCCAGGCCAGTCGACCAAACGCTTGGCCATCGGCGCACCCATGTTTCCCAGACCGATGTAGCCCAGGCGGGGAGCTTCCTCGGACGTGCTCATGAGCGGATGATCTGTCCGCCGTCGACGTTGAAGATCTGGCCGGTGATCCACGACGCCTGGTCTGACAGCAGGAACAGACACATCGGGACGAGATCTTCCGGCGTGCCCATCCGGGCCAACGGCAGCTGCTGCACCATCTGCTTCACGATGGCCTGCGGGGTGGTGGTCCGGTTGGCCTCGGTGTCGATCGGCCCGGGCGCGATCGCATTGATCCGGATGTTGCGCCAGCCCAGTTCGCGGGAGAGCTGCTGGGTCAGACCATTGACCCCGACCTTGGCCAGACCGTAGAAATTTGAGTACACCCATGCCGCGGTGGAGGATTGGTTGACGATCGCGCCACCACCGCGCTTGGTCATGTGCTCGTAAACCGCCCGGGTGCAGATCAGTGCGCCGTCGAGATTCACTCGCATGAACTTCTCGTAGTAGTCCCATGGCACGGTCAGCAGGCCGTCGAGCTTCATCCCACCGAAGATCGCGGCGTTGTTGACCAGGTAGTCGATTCCGCCGAACTCGGCGACGGCCGCATCCGCCATGGCCTGCGCCGACTCGAGGTCTGAGACGTCGACCGGCACCGCGATCGCCTTGCCGCCGTCAGCGACGATCTGGTCGGCGACGGTCTTGGCGCCATCGATGTTGATGTCAGCGACCACCACCGCGGCGCCGTCGGCGGCCAGAGCCTGGGCGTAGGCCTGCCCGATCCCGCCACCGGAGCCGGTGACGATAGCCACCTTGTCGTCGAATTGACCCATCTGTTTGTTCTCCTTGATCCGGTGATTGTCCTCAGTTGGCTGCTGTCGCAATGGCTTTGATTTCCAGGTACTCCTCGAACCCGGCGATGCCCATCTCGCGGCCGTTGCCGGACTGCTTGTACCCGCCGAACGGCATATCCGCGGAGTACCAGACTCCGCCGTTGACGTTGACGGTGCCGGCCCGCAGCCGCGCCGCGACCCCCGCTGCCCGCTCGGGGTCGGCGCCGTAGACGGTGCCGGACAGCCCGTAGGGCGAGTCGTTGGCGATGCGCACCGCGTCGTCGTCGCCGTCATGCGGGATCACGGTGAGCACGGGCCCGAAGATCTCCTCGCGGGCCACCCGCGCCTCATTGGTCAGCCCGGAGATCACCGTGGGTTCGATGAAGAAACCGGCGGGCTGGTCAGCCGGGCGACCACCACCGCACGCGAACTCGCCGCCCTCGGTGATCGCCAGATCCAGGTAGCTCTGTACCCGGTCGCGCTGGCGCGCCGAGATCACCGGGCCGCAGATGGTGCCGGGCTTGGACGGGTCGCCGGGCTTGATCGAGCCCATGGTGCCCGCGGCGATGGCGACCGCCTCGTCGTAGCGGGCTCGCGGCACCACCAGCCGGGTGGTGATCGCGCAGCCCTGCCCGGCGTGCAGGCAGACCGAGAACCCGGCGACCGAGCAGGCCGCGGCCAGGTCGGCGTCGTCGAGCACCAGGAAGGCGGACTTGCCCCCCAGCTCCAGGAACACCTTCTTGATGGTGGCGGCGGCGTCCGCCATCACGCTGCGGCCGGTGGCGGTCGAGCCGGTGAACGAAACCAAGTCCACCCGAGGGTCTTTAGCCAGCATGGCGCCCAGCGCATGGTCGGTCGAGGTGACGATGTTGACCACGCCCGGTGGAATGTCGGTGTGTTCGGCGATCAGCTCGCCGAGCACCGCGGCGACCCATGGGGTGTCGGGTGCGGGCTTGAGCACGACGGTGTTGCCGGCGGCCAGCGCCGGGCCTAGCTTGGCCAGGTTGATCTGGTGCGGAAAGTTCCACGGGGTGATGGCGCCCACGACGCCCACCGCCTCCCGCACCACCGAGCGCCGAGTGGGAATGCCCATTGGCGAGGCAAGGCCGAGATCCTGTGTCCACTCGTAGTTTTCGGCGGTGTCCGCGGCGAAACTGAGGTCGTTGATCGGCCCTTCCAACTGCGCCCCGGCGGTCAGCATCCGGGGCGCGCCCACGTCGGCGATGGTCAGATCGCGAAGCTCCTCGACATGCTCGCGCATCGCGTCACGCAGCTGACGTACGCAGCGCACCCGCAGTTCGGTGTTGGTCGACCAGCCGGTCTCATCGAAGGCCCGCCGCGCCGCGCCGATGGCGCGATCCATGTCGGCGGTGTCGGCATTGGCCGCCTCACCGAGCACCTCTTCGGTGGCCGGGTTGACGGTGGCGAAGCCGCCGGCTCCGCCCGAGGTCAGCTTGCCGTCGATAAGCAGCCGGCTCACGCCGTCGGCCAGTAACGCCATCAGTCACTCCCAGAGCTTGGTCGCAGTCCCCCGTGAAGAAACACTGCGAAAATGGACACTTGTCCGTTATCACCGGCTCGAACCCTAGACCCACAGTCGGCGCCCCCGCAACCCTCCCAGCCTGAAACCCTTGTTTCCCTGGGGACTTGCCTAACAAATCCACCTTCAGCTACGTTGGACACGTGTCCAGCGAATCGGTGGCGGCAGTCACAGTGACTGATCCGGCCCCACGCAACCGGCGCCAGGAGGAGACCTTCCGCAAGGTGCTGCGTGCCGGCGTCGAGATGCTGCGGGAAACGTCCTACGCAGACTTGACCGTCCGCGCGGTCGCCGCGCGCGCCAAGGTCGCCCCGGCCACCGCCTACACCTACTTCTCGTCCAAGAACCATCTGATCGCCGAGGTGTACCTGGACCTGGTGCGCCAGGTCCCGTACTTCACCGACGTCAACGAGCCGATGCCGAGTCGGGTCAACCAGGCACTACGGCACCTTGCACTGGTGGTCGCCGACGAACCTGAGGTCGCCGCGGCCTGCACGGCGGCGCTGCTCAGCGGCAACAGCGACCCAGCGGTCCGCGCGGTGCGCGATCGGATCGGCGCGGAGATCCACCGCCGCATCACCTCGGCGTTCGGCCCGGACGCGGAGCCGGAGAAGGTCTCCGCCCTGGAGATGACCTTCTTCGGCGCTCTGGTCAACGCCGGCAGCGGCGCCTTCACCTACCACCAGATCACCGATCGGCTGGCCTACGTGGTCAGCCTGATCCTCGAATCAGGAGCATCGCGATGAGCCTGCAGACGGCCCCACCGGTCCTCAACCCGTACGACTACGACTTCCACGAGGACCCGTTCCCGTATTACCGGCGGCTACGCGACGAGGCCCCGGTCTATCACAACGAAGAGCTCAACTTCTGGGCGATCTCGCGCCACCAGGATGTGCTGCACGGGTTCCGCAACAGCGAAGCGCTGTCCAACCGGGACGGGGTGTCCCTGGACCCGGTCTCCCGCGGCCCGCATGCCCAGCTGGTGATGTCGTTCCTGGCCATGGATGACCCACAGCATCTGCGGCTTCGCACCCTGGTGTCCAAGGGCTTCACCCCGCGCCGGATCCGCGAGCTCGAACCGCAGGTGGTGCGGCTGGCGCGCCAGCACCTGGACAACGCGATCCAGCCCGGCGCCGACGGCACCTGCTCGTTCGACTTCATCAACGACTTCGCCGGCAAGCTGCCGATGGACGTCATCTCCGAGCTGATGGGCGTGCCGGAGGCCGACCGGGCGCGGATCCGGGAGCTGGCCGACGGGGTGCTGCACCGCGAGGACGGCGTGACAGATGTCCCACAGTCGGCGATTCAGGCGTCGATGGACCTGATGACCTACTACAACGAGATGATCGCCGGCTTCAAGAAGAACCCGGCCGACAATCTGACCTCGGCGCTGCTGGAGACCGAGGTCGACGGGGACCGGCTCGGCGACCAGGAGATTCTGGCTTTCTTGTTCCTGATGGTGATTGCCGGCAACGAAACCACCACCAAGCTGTTGGGCAGTTCCATCTACTGGGGCCACCGCAACCGCGACCAGCTGGCGCCGCTGTACGCCGACCGCTCCAGGATCCCGCTGTGGGTCGAGGAGACACTGCGCTACGACACCCCCAGCCAGATCCTGGCGCGCACCGTCGCGCAGGACTACACCCTGCATGGCACCACCATCCCGGCCGACTCGGTGGTACTGCTGCTGCCCGGTTCCGGAAACCGCGACGAGCGGGTCTTCGATGACCCCGACGCGTTCCAGATCGGACGCGACATCGGCTCCAAGCTACTCAGTTTCGGCAGCGGCGCCCACTTCTGCCTCGGCGCGCACCTGGCCCGGATGGAGGCCCGGGTGGCGCTCGACGAACTGTTCAGCCGGATCAGCGACTACCAGGTCGACGAGGCCAATGCCGTGCGGGTGCATTCATCCAACGTGCGCGGCTTCGCCAACCTCCCGATCACCGTCAAGGAGGCATAAATGCCACGTTTTGACCCATCACCGGCCCGGCGGCCCGCCATCGTGGCGGGCGCGTCCTCGGGTATCGGCGCCGCCACCGCAGAAGAGTTGGCGCGCCGCGGATTCCCGGTCGCGCTGGGCGCGCGGCGCACCGACCGGCTCACCGACCTGGTCAGCAAGATCCGCGACAACGGCGGCGAAGCGGTGGCATTCAGCCTGGACGTGACCGACGCCGACTCCGTCAAATCCTTTGTGGCGCAGAGTATCGACGCGCTGGGCGAGATCGAGTTGCTGGTCTCCGGTGCTGGCGACATGAACCCCGGACGCATTCACGAGCTGCCCACCGAGGCGTTCAACGATCAGATCCAGGTCCATCTGATCGGCGCCAACCGGCTGGCCACCGCGGTGCTGCCGGACATGGTCGCCCGCCAGCGCGGGGACGTGATC is a genomic window of Mycolicibacter heraklionensis containing:
- a CDS encoding TetR/AcrR family transcriptional regulator translates to MSSESVAAVTVTDPAPRNRRQEETFRKVLRAGVEMLRETSYADLTVRAVAARAKVAPATAYTYFSSKNHLIAEVYLDLVRQVPYFTDVNEPMPSRVNQALRHLALVVADEPEVAAACTAALLSGNSDPAVRAVRDRIGAEIHRRITSAFGPDAEPEKVSALEMTFFGALVNAGSGAFTYHQITDRLAYVVSLILESGASR
- a CDS encoding SDR family oxidoreductase; this translates as MPRFDPSPARRPAIVAGASSGIGAATAEELARRGFPVALGARRTDRLTDLVSKIRDNGGEAVAFSLDVTDADSVKSFVAQSIDALGEIELLVSGAGDMNPGRIHELPTEAFNDQIQVHLIGANRLATAVLPDMVARQRGDVIFVGSDVALQQRPHMGAYGAAKAALVAMVRNLRMELEGTGVRASIVHPGPTLTEMGWKLSAEQVGPMLEDWAKWGQARHSYFLRPQDLARAIAFVAETPRGAHIVDMEVQPEAPLRDTASDRQHLQLGEEGMPS
- a CDS encoding SDR family oxidoreductase; this encodes MGQFDDKVAIVTGSGGGIGQAYAQALAADGAAVVVADINIDGAKTVADQIVADGGKAIAVPVDVSDLESAQAMADAAVAEFGGIDYLVNNAAIFGGMKLDGLLTVPWDYYEKFMRVNLDGALICTRAVYEHMTKRGGGAIVNQSSTAAWVYSNFYGLAKVGVNGLTQQLSRELGWRNIRINAIAPGPIDTEANRTTTPQAIVKQMVQQLPLARMGTPEDLVPMCLFLLSDQASWITGQIFNVDGGQIIRS
- a CDS encoding aldehyde dehydrogenase; the protein is MALLADGVSRLLIDGKLTSGGAGGFATVNPATEEVLGEAANADTADMDRAIGAARRAFDETGWSTNTELRVRCVRQLRDAMREHVEELRDLTIADVGAPRMLTAGAQLEGPINDLSFAADTAENYEWTQDLGLASPMGIPTRRSVVREAVGVVGAITPWNFPHQINLAKLGPALAAGNTVVLKPAPDTPWVAAVLGELIAEHTDIPPGVVNIVTSTDHALGAMLAKDPRVDLVSFTGSTATGRSVMADAAATIKKVFLELGGKSAFLVLDDADLAAACSVAGFSVCLHAGQGCAITTRLVVPRARYDEAVAIAAGTMGSIKPGDPSKPGTICGPVISARQRDRVQSYLDLAITEGGEFACGGGRPADQPAGFFIEPTVISGLTNEARVAREEIFGPVLTVIPHDGDDDAVRIANDSPYGLSGTVYGADPERAAGVAARLRAGTVNVNGGVWYSADMPFGGYKQSGNGREMGIAGFEEYLEIKAIATAAN
- a CDS encoding NAD(P)-dependent oxidoreductase produces the protein MSTSEEAPRLGYIGLGNMGAPMAKRLVDWPGGVTIFDLRTEAMTPLAEAGAGVAGSVAEVGANTDIISITVLDDAQVRQVVAELVPTAKPGTVIAIHSTIADTTAAELAEELKRHGIHVVDAPVSGGAGAAEKGQLATMVGADRAVYEQIKPAFKQWASLVIHAGEPGAGTRMKLARNMLTFTAYAAAGEAMKLAEAAGLDLQALGRVVRHTDALTGGPGAIMLLDSTTPLAPDHFLYNAFTHTRGLGEKDLSLALGLGQATGVDLPLARVALAELAAGLGVPHSKD
- a CDS encoding cytochrome P450, with protein sequence MSLQTAPPVLNPYDYDFHEDPFPYYRRLRDEAPVYHNEELNFWAISRHQDVLHGFRNSEALSNRDGVSLDPVSRGPHAQLVMSFLAMDDPQHLRLRTLVSKGFTPRRIRELEPQVVRLARQHLDNAIQPGADGTCSFDFINDFAGKLPMDVISELMGVPEADRARIRELADGVLHREDGVTDVPQSAIQASMDLMTYYNEMIAGFKKNPADNLTSALLETEVDGDRLGDQEILAFLFLMVIAGNETTTKLLGSSIYWGHRNRDQLAPLYADRSRIPLWVEETLRYDTPSQILARTVAQDYTLHGTTIPADSVVLLLPGSGNRDERVFDDPDAFQIGRDIGSKLLSFGSGAHFCLGAHLARMEARVALDELFSRISDYQVDEANAVRVHSSNVRGFANLPITVKEA